The window TACCAAATATTTCGCTCATGCCTAAAAGAGGGCCGCAGCCCCCTTCACCTCCAGGTTACAGTCGAGACTCGAAAGCCATATCTGATCCAGGCTATCGGACGATTTTGGAGAATACTCCCGTGAGAAGCAAATCTACCAGCCCGAGATAGGCTGAAACCATGAAAGTTACCACAATGACTACGATCGTTGAATACCACATTTGCTGCCTTGTGGGCCATGTGACCTTTTTCAGTTCAGCTCTTGATTCCCGGATGTAGTCGAGGACTTTTTCCATAACCCCGACCTCCTCATTCTCAAACTTTGATATTTCTAGAACCTAAACAAAAACCGGCAAAAACAAAATGGCAGGCCTGGAAGGATTCGAACCCTCAACCCCCGCATTTGGAGTGCGGTGCTCTAACCAGTTCGAGCTACAGAC is drawn from Synergistaceae bacterium DZ-S4 and contains these coding sequences:
- the secE gene encoding preprotein translocase subunit SecE, producing the protein MEKVLDYIRESRAELKKVTWPTRQQMWYSTIVVIVVTFMVSAYLGLVDLLLTGVFSKIVR